A section of the Triticum dicoccoides isolate Atlit2015 ecotype Zavitan chromosome 7A, WEW_v2.0, whole genome shotgun sequence genome encodes:
- the LOC119331648 gene encoding putative disease resistance protein RGA1, translating into MEAAIGAANRLIGSVLNHLSDEFVQAYVASSQLGLNSEKIKEDLMLAQGLLQVAQTRCLSDNLGLQGLLQKLNAKADEAEDALDELHYFIIQDQLNDTHYAVPDLGDDLRGHARHGRHAFRHTVGNCLACFSCMRVKDGDDVAAAYVITENPPNATLNPGSDDNDGPVAKLPFDRVAMSKKIKSVIEEIQSLCDSVLRLLPIIPHHSTIRTITPSHRVTGSTSTQQTLHGRRALLDKTIDDMLTTATDHPETLPVLPIVGPGGIGKTAFTQHLFNDKRLEDHFTVKAWVCVSTDFDVVKLSQQILGSIQGSNTSNQTNNLAELQISITEKLKSKRFLIVFDDIWECNSEGWKTLLAPFRMGEAKGSMVLVTTRFPSIAEIVKTTNPIALQGLEFDDFFTFFSLIFGVNKPEYCQGDLGDLAIDIAKKLKGSPLAAITVGRLLSKDFSRGHWMGVFQNNEWQKVKIVDDIMPSLRISYDYLPFHLKKCFSYFSLFPEDFEFKKLDMTYFWIALRIIEKDENYIEELVDNGFLVKVVNDSEQPYYVMHDLLHELSLSVSSQECLNICRSNFRVDDIPQTVRHVSLTMEDRFEGGVREEMIKLRSKIDICNLRALMIFRKYDETTDGFLKDIFKEIEGLRVLYIVANSQKNLPLNFSKLIHLRYLKITGPYFSNIWSEPTLPSTLSRFYHLKFLDLRSFGDYRKLPKDISRLINLRHLFVDKELQSNVPGIGKMKCLQELKKFCVKKESVGYELRELGELTELGGELSIHNLEKVATEEEAAEAKLVFKRDLKELWLVWGTDHQHSTEYGVLDGLQPHHNLGALGIINHGGINGPTWLCGDISIKLLGSLYLECVSWGTLPLGQLRHLTSLTLIRISALREIRPGFGGVTDKSFASLKQIVLASLCEFVEWVGGVNTHCFSRLESITCTNCPNLCAVPFLECSVSYPNLLHLSIEDCPKLSLPPMPHTSTLKFCHVELPSSKLNYSRGETMYINQYSGELALHNLRNVKEAQISNVPRFSLKELSKHKSLARLEFHKCSITCHGLQDLMCLESVKVMDCPNFFRWPVEAAHTIRPFPASIKILVIIGESGMQSMALLSNLTCLTILYLVDCENLTMDGFNPLITVNLDTLGVYNTDKCLGRSISADLFSELAGARTNLSLRAGSFQLRTLEVDCISAVLVAPICTLLATTLQHLQFRDDQRAESFTGEEEGALQLLSSLCFISFEDCPNLPSLPQGLHSLLSLGQLCVQGCPQIRTLPKEPFQRQ; encoded by the coding sequence ATGGAGGCGGCGATCGGCGCGGCGAATAGGCTCATTGGCAGCGTGCTGAACCACCTGTCCGATGAGTTCGTGCAGGCCTACGTTGCCAGCTCCCAGCTCGGACTCAACTCCGAGAAGATCAAGGAGGATCTCATGCTCGCGCAAGGGCTGCTGCAAGTGGCCCAGACGAGGTGTTTGAGCGACAACCTCGGTCTTCAGGGGTTGCTGCAGAAGCTCAACGCCAAGGCCGACGAGGCCGAGGACGCGCTGGATGAGCTCCACTACTTCATCATCCAGGACCAGCTCAACGACACCCACTACGCGGTGCCGGATCTGGGTGATGACCTCCGTGGCCATGCTCGCCACGGTCGTCATGCTTTTCGCCACACTGTCGGTAACTGTCTTGCATGCTTTTCTTGTATGCGCGTGaaagatggtgatgatgttgctgctGCTTATGTCATTACTGAGAACCCTCCCAATGCCACTCTAAACCCTGGCAGTGATGATAATGATGGTCCAGTTGCTAAGTTGCCATTTGATAGAGTTGCCATGTCCAAAAAAATCAAGTCAGTGATAGAGGAAATCCAGTCCCTGTGTGACAGTGTCTTGAGGTTGCTCCCAATAATTCCACACCATAGCACCATCAGAACAATCACCCCAAGCCATCGTGTCACAGGATCAACCAGTACACAACAAACATTACATGGGAGAAGAGCCCTTTTGGATAAAACCATAGATGATATGCTCACTACTGCCACAGATCACCCTGAAACCCTTCCTGTTCTTCCTATAGTTGGTCCAGGGGGTATTGGAAAGACAGCTTTCACCCAACACCTCTTTAACGATAAAAGGCTAGAAGATCACTTTACTGTTAAGGCTTGGGTATGTGTATCAACTGATTTTGATGTGGTTAAGCTCAGCCAACAGATCCTTGGCTCCATACAAGGAAGCAACACTTCAAATCAAACAAACAATTTAGCCGAGCTCCAAATATCCATCACAGAGAAACTCAAGTCAAAAAGGTTTTTAATTGTGTTTGATGATATATGGGAATGCAATAGTGAGGGATGGAAAACCCTGTTAGCTCCATTCAGGATGGGCGAAGCCAAGGGTAGCATGGTTCTTGTCACAACTCGATTTCCATCTATAGCTGAAATAGTTAAAACCACCAACCCAATAGCACTGCAAGGTCTGGAGTTTGATGACTTCTTCACATTTTTTTCATTAATATTTGGGGTCAACAAACCTGAGTATTGCCAAGGGGACTTGGGTGATCTTGCAATTGATATTGCAAAAAAATTGAAGGGTTCACCTCTAGCAGCCATAACGGTTGGTCGGTTATTGAGCAAGGACTTCTCTCGGGGACATTGGATGGGAGTTTTTCAAAACAACGAGTGGCAAAAAGTGAAAATTGTTGATGACATTATGCCATCATTAAGGATTAGCTATGACTACCTTCCTTTTCATCTAAAGAAATGTTTTTCATATTTTTCCTTGTTCCCTGAAGATTTTGAATTTAAGAAGTTAGATATGACGTATTTTTGGATTGCACTGAGAATCATAGAAAAAGATGAGAATTATATAGAAGAATTAGTAGATAATGGCTTCCTTGTGAAGGTAGTTAATGATTCTGAGCAACCATACTATGTAATGCATGATTTATTACATGAGTTGTCTCTAAGTGTTTCGTCGCAAGAGTGCCTCAACATATGTAGGTCAAATTTTAGAGTTGATGACATCCCACAAACTGTTCGACATGTATCTCTCACAATGGAAGATAGATTTGAAGGGGGTGTTAGGGAAGAAATGATTAAATTGAGGAGCAAGATAGACATTTGCAATTTGCGAGCTTTGATGATTTTTAGAAAATATGATGAAACAACTGATGGATTTTTGAAAGATATTTTTAAGGAAATAGAGGGTCTTCGTGTCCTATATATAGTAGCAAATTCCCAAAAAAATTTGCCGCTCAACTTTTCAAAACTTATCCACCTCCGATACCTAAAAATTACAGGACCATATTTTTCAAACATTTGGTCAGAACCGACTTTGCCTAGTACACTATCCAGATTTTATCACTTGAAATTTTTAGACCTTAGAAGCTTTGGTGACTATAGAAAGTTACCTAAAGACATTAGCCGCCTTATAAATTTACGCCATCTTTTTGTTGATAAAGAACTCCAATCCAATGTTCCTGGGATCGGAAAGATGAAATGCCTGCAGGAGCTAAAGAAATTCTGTGTTAAAAAAGAGAGTGTTGGATATGAACTGAGAGAGTTGGGGGAACTAACAGAGCTTGGAGGAGAACTCAGCATACATAATCTTGAGAAGGTGGCAACCGAGGAAGAGGCTGCAGAAGCGAAACTTGTGTTTAAAAGAGATTTGAAAGAGTTGTGGTTAGTTTGGGGTACAGATCACCAACATAGCACAGAATAtggtgttcttgatggtcttcagcCACACCATAATCTTGGAGCACTTGGCATTATAAATCATGGTGGTATAAATGGTCCTACTTGGTTGTGTGGTGACATTAGCATCAAACTGTTGGGGTCTCTCTACCTAGAGTGTGTATCTTGGGGCACCCTACCACTTGGGCAGCTACGGCATCTCACGTCACTCACATTGATTCGGATTTCTGCACTTCGTGAGATCAGACCTGGCTTTGGTGGTGTCACAGACAAAAGCTTTGCGTCTCTGAAGCAGATCGTTCTTGCTAGTTTATGTGAATTTGTCGAGTGGGTTGGGGGAGTTAATACCCATTGTTTTTCAAGGCTTGAATCCATTACTTGCACAAATTGTCCCAATCTCTGTGCGGTGCCCTTCCTGGAGTGCTCCGTCTCTTATCCCAATCTTCTGCATTTGTCCATTGAAGATTGCCCAAAGTTGTCTCTGCCCCCCATGCCTCACACGTCCACGCTGAAATTTTGTCATGTGGAACTTCCTTCTTCAAAGCTTAATTATTCTAGAGGTGAGACGATGTATATTAACCAGTACAGTGGTGAGCTGGCCTTGCATAATCTGCGTAATGTAAAGGAAGCGCAAATCAGCAATGTGCCACGCTTTTCACTCAAGGAGCTCAGTAAACATAAATCCCTAGCAAGGCTAGAATTCCACAAATGCAGCATCACGTGCCATGGACTGCAGGATCTCATGTGCCTCGAATCAGTTAAAGTAATGGATTGTCCCAACTTCTTTCGGTGGCCCGTCGAAGCAGCTCACACCATCAGGCCTTTCCCCGCTTCCATCAAGATACTTGTGATCATAGGAGAGTCAGGCATGCAGTCAATGGCTCTGCTCTCCAACCTCACTTGTCTCACTATTCTATATCTGGTGGACTGTGAGAATTTGACAATGGATGGGTTTAATCCTCTCATCACAGTCAACCTTGATACCTTGGGGGTCTATAACACAGATAAGTGCCTTGGCCGCTCTATATCAGCGGATCTGTTCTCAGAATTGGCGGGAGCAAGGACCAACCTATCATTGCGTGCAGGCTCCTTCCAATTGCGAACACTTGAAGTGGATTGCATCTCAGCGGTCCTTGTTGCTCCCATCTGCACCCTCCTCGCCACTACCCTCCAACATTTACAATTCAGGGATGATCAGCGGGCAGAAAGCTTCACGGGAGAGGAAGAAGGAGCTCTTCAGCTCCTCTCCTCCCTCTGTTTCATCAGTTTTGAAGATTGCCCGAATCTGCCGTCCCTTCCTCAAGGGTTACACAGCCTTCTTTCCCTTGGGCAACTATGCGTCCAAGGTTGTCCTCAAATCCGAACTCTGCCCAAGGAGCCCTTCCAGCGTCAATGA